From Candidatus Poribacteria bacterium, a single genomic window includes:
- a CDS encoding VOC family protein, whose translation MTWTRERATVLSWESSHTANGGSRPMQTRAIDFVVYAVSDVGKAISFYRDTLGMPLDTVVEGAWAEFSLVPVTLALVGPPWAEAPRRGDRGGATVALAVDDVTRAVTELRAKGVQVFVEPMETSVCHMAMIADPDGNRIWLHQRKDGTCG comes from the coding sequence ATGACGTGGACGAGAGAACGCGCTACTGTCCTGAGTTGGGAAAGTTCCCACACAGCCAACGGAGGGAGCCGTCCAATGCAGACACGAGCCATCGATTTCGTTGTGTACGCCGTGTCAGACGTGGGCAAGGCGATCTCGTTCTACCGGGACACGCTGGGAATGCCGTTGGATACCGTCGTGGAGGGCGCGTGGGCGGAGTTCTCGCTCGTGCCGGTGACCCTGGCTCTCGTGGGTCCACCGTGGGCGGAAGCACCACGACGCGGCGACCGTGGGGGAGCGACGGTGGCGCTCGCCGTGGATGATGTCACGCGGGCGGTCACAGAGCTGCGAGCGAAGGGCGTCCAGGTTTTCGTCGAGCCGATGGAGACCTCCGTCTGCCACATGGCGATGATTGCGGACCCGGATGGAAACCGGATCTGGCTCCACCAGCGCAAAGATGGCACATGCGGTTAG